In the genome of Deinococcus deserti VCD115, one region contains:
- a CDS encoding ketopantoate reductase family protein: MKLLIWGAGAIGGTIGAYLVRAGHDVTFVDCAADHVKSIREGGLHIEGPIESFTVHAAAFTPGEVTGQWDHVLLCTKAQDTASAAGQLADHVTPAGCVVSVQNGLNPLVLNATFGQDRVLGSFVNFGADYLSPGVVHYAGRGVVVIGEQDGQLSERARALHAALRDFDSNAVLSANMFGYLWSKLGYGALLFATAVTNDGIADALARPEDRTLYIALGREVMRVALAHQITPEAFNGFNPAAFLPGASDDMAQASMDEMVAFNRRSAKTHSGIWRDLAVRKRRTEVDAQLGWVVHFGQEHGLPTPITARLVDLIHELESGQRELSRENLAELHAVIPAVTPAT, from the coding sequence ATGAAGCTGCTGATATGGGGAGCAGGCGCCATAGGAGGAACGATCGGTGCTTACCTCGTCCGGGCCGGGCATGACGTCACTTTCGTGGACTGCGCCGCGGATCACGTAAAGAGTATCCGCGAGGGCGGCCTGCACATCGAGGGGCCCATCGAATCGTTTACGGTGCACGCCGCGGCCTTCACGCCCGGCGAGGTCACAGGCCAGTGGGACCATGTGCTGCTGTGCACGAAGGCGCAGGACACCGCGAGTGCCGCAGGGCAGCTCGCTGACCACGTGACGCCCGCCGGGTGCGTCGTGTCGGTCCAGAATGGGTTGAACCCGCTTGTGCTGAACGCCACCTTCGGACAGGACCGGGTGCTGGGGAGCTTCGTCAATTTCGGAGCGGATTACCTCAGCCCGGGCGTGGTGCATTACGCCGGGCGGGGCGTGGTCGTGATCGGCGAGCAGGACGGGCAGCTTTCGGAGCGTGCGCGGGCCCTTCACGCGGCCCTGCGGGATTTCGACAGTAACGCCGTGCTCAGCGCGAACATGTTCGGGTATCTGTGGAGCAAACTCGGGTACGGTGCGTTGCTGTTCGCCACAGCCGTCACGAACGATGGCATCGCCGACGCCCTGGCGCGACCGGAGGACCGGACGCTGTATATCGCCCTGGGACGCGAAGTGATGCGCGTCGCTCTGGCCCACCAGATCACTCCGGAAGCCTTTAATGGTTTCAATCCTGCCGCCTTTCTCCCTGGCGCCAGCGATGACATGGCCCAGGCCAGCATGGATGAGATGGTGGCCTTCAACCGCCGGAGCGCCAAGACACACAGCGGCATCTGGCGTGACCTCGCGGTCCGCAAACGCCGCACGGAAGTGGACGCTCAACTGGGCTGGGTGGTGCATTTCGGTCAGGAGCACGGTCTTCCAACCCCCATCACGGCCCGCCTCGTCGACTTGATTCATGAACTCGAAAGCGGTCAGCGAGAGCTGAGCCGTGAGAACCTCGCGGAGCTTCACGCGGTGATCCCGGCCGTCACCCCGGCGACATGA
- a CDS encoding ABC transporter permease, with product MRATYVIKRLLQIIPTFIAVLILVFLLVRLLPGDPASAILGDRATPEIVERTRRELGLDKPLPVQFGIFVQNLLRGDLGESSSLKVPVFRLIVERLPVTLFLSAYAALIAVLLAVPLAVLAAVRRDTWVDSLIRGVFQVALSLPVFYVALQLLTLLGAKLGWFPIGGYGDSLKDHLYHLFLPALTLGFNLAAILVRTLRNSILEVLTAEYVEFARSKGLQSRVVMLRHVLRNALISTVTLLGLNIGALIGGAVITESVFAIPGVGRLMIDSIFGRDYPVIQGLTLVFAVLVSLVFLMTDLIHARLDPRVEHA from the coding sequence ATGCGCGCCACGTATGTGATCAAGCGGCTCCTGCAGATCATTCCCACGTTCATCGCGGTTCTGATCCTGGTGTTTCTGCTCGTGCGGCTGCTGCCCGGCGACCCGGCAAGCGCCATTCTCGGGGACCGTGCTACACCGGAAATCGTGGAGCGCACACGGCGCGAACTCGGGCTCGACAAGCCGCTGCCGGTGCAATTCGGCATTTTCGTGCAGAACCTGCTTCGTGGTGATCTTGGAGAAAGCAGCAGCCTGAAGGTGCCGGTCTTCCGGTTGATCGTAGAACGCCTGCCCGTCACGCTGTTCCTTTCGGCTTACGCCGCACTCATCGCTGTGCTTCTCGCTGTGCCGCTCGCGGTGCTGGCGGCCGTGCGCCGTGACACCTGGGTCGACAGCCTTATCCGCGGTGTCTTCCAGGTGGCGCTATCACTGCCGGTGTTCTACGTGGCGCTGCAGCTGCTCACGCTGCTCGGGGCGAAACTCGGGTGGTTCCCCATCGGGGGATACGGTGACAGCCTCAAGGACCACCTGTACCACCTGTTTCTTCCGGCCCTCACGCTTGGCTTTAACCTCGCGGCCATTCTCGTGCGCACCCTGCGCAACTCCATTCTGGAAGTCCTGACTGCGGAATACGTTGAATTTGCCCGTTCCAAAGGTCTGCAGTCCCGGGTGGTGATGCTGCGGCATGTGCTGCGCAATGCGTTGATTTCCACCGTCACGCTGCTCGGATTAAACATCGGTGCCCTGATCGGAGGCGCGGTCATCACGGAGTCGGTTTTCGCCATCCCCGGTGTGGGCCGCCTGATGATCGATTCCATCTTCGGACGCGACTACCCGGTGATTCAGGGCCTCACGCTGGTGTTCGCGGTGCTGGTGTCGCTGGTGTTCCTGATGACTGACCTCATTCATGCCCGCCTTGACCCACGCGTGGAGCACGCATGA
- a CDS encoding IS701-like element ISDds6 family transposase: protein MTVPHNWQRAFRGFLSPYLETLDNAKQRVCLPRYVRGLLAPLERKSTQPIAEHVGMPYQRLHHFVNVSHWDAEQIEIRLKRQAQRLCGGKNAVLIIDDTALPKSGDASVGVAYQYCGALGKIANCQSLVTLTLSDGSLFAPLSMRLFLPGSWAGNPERCQGAGVPVVRQHYRSKGEIAMEELDRALDAGVTFRVVLADAGYGINKDFRQALSQRGLTWAVGIVGIQKVFSLDVTLRDPPQKTGGRPGKHPIPSEIARPVKDVLHEIPPYRWHTVKGAKSSRWLVVRGRIADGLPNKRGLHLPGEAVWVVGEKRRGGEIKYYVTNHAPSTSMAQVVRDIKARWACEVLHLQSKEELGLDHFEGRSLLGLEHHIVLVLLTMMFLQTLRQQQCSVAAEIPTLPELRRTTSRALEQIWFGRCPHCGEVVQVGSTPLPGLKVRISNPYRRKKTLSLSDNFNTP from the coding sequence ATGACGGTCCCACACAACTGGCAGCGTGCCTTCCGAGGCTTTCTCTCCCCCTACCTGGAGACCCTGGACAATGCCAAACAGCGGGTATGCCTGCCCCGCTATGTTCGCGGACTGCTGGCCCCTCTGGAGCGCAAGAGCACTCAACCAATCGCTGAACATGTCGGCATGCCGTACCAGCGTCTGCACCACTTCGTGAACGTCAGCCATTGGGACGCAGAGCAGATCGAGATCCGACTGAAACGGCAGGCTCAACGACTTTGTGGGGGTAAAAATGCCGTGTTGATCATTGACGACACGGCATTGCCCAAAAGCGGAGACGCAAGCGTAGGGGTTGCATACCAGTACTGCGGAGCGTTGGGCAAGATCGCCAACTGCCAATCGCTGGTTACCCTCACCCTGTCGGATGGCTCCCTGTTCGCCCCTTTGAGTATGCGGCTCTTCCTGCCCGGGTCGTGGGCAGGGAATCCGGAACGATGTCAGGGTGCTGGCGTACCAGTGGTACGCCAGCACTACAGATCCAAGGGTGAAATTGCCATGGAAGAGCTCGACCGGGCGCTGGACGCCGGTGTGACGTTTCGGGTAGTCCTGGCCGATGCGGGCTATGGCATCAACAAGGACTTCCGGCAAGCGCTGTCCCAGCGTGGCTTGACTTGGGCGGTGGGCATTGTGGGGATCCAGAAGGTCTTCAGCTTGGACGTGACGCTGCGCGATCCGCCACAGAAGACTGGAGGACGGCCCGGGAAACACCCGATCCCAAGCGAAATCGCACGTCCTGTCAAGGACGTGCTCCATGAGATTCCTCCGTACCGCTGGCATACGGTCAAAGGAGCGAAGAGTTCCCGCTGGCTGGTGGTCCGTGGCCGGATTGCCGATGGCCTTCCGAACAAGCGGGGGTTGCATCTTCCAGGCGAAGCAGTCTGGGTGGTGGGAGAGAAACGGCGGGGAGGTGAGATCAAGTACTACGTGACCAATCACGCACCATCTACATCCATGGCTCAGGTGGTTCGCGACATCAAAGCCAGGTGGGCCTGCGAGGTTCTGCACCTGCAAAGCAAGGAAGAACTCGGCCTGGACCACTTCGAGGGTCGGTCACTCCTAGGCCTTGAACACCACATCGTGCTGGTACTGCTGACCATGATGTTTTTGCAGACCCTTCGACAGCAACAATGTTCTGTTGCTGCCGAGATTCCAACCCTACCGGAACTCAGACGTACCACCAGCCGGGCGTTGGAACAAATTTGGTTTGGGCGATGTCCGCATTGCGGTGAGGTGGTTCAGGTGGGATCGACACCACTTCCGGGACTGAAGGTGAGGATTTCGAACCCGTATCGAA
- a CDS encoding SDR family NAD(P)-dependent oxidoreductase — protein MKKPEHDRAVGRLSDRVLLVTGGSSGIGRAIALAAAAEGAQVVIADVHPEGAEQTLAAITAANGEATFFPCDVASDVQVRDLMEAAIHRFGQLDILVNNAGIGGDNAPAHELDLETWDRIMAVNLRGPFLCARYALPHLMQSGSGVIVNVASTYGLIGAPNAPAYCASKGGVVNLTRQLAVDYGQRGVRVNAVCPGYVDTDMGGRRASLPPEEAQAAHDRREANAARQPLGRQAHADEISRAVIFLASGESSFMTGSIVTVDGGCTATFNHD, from the coding sequence ATGAAAAAACCTGAGCACGACCGTGCGGTCGGACGCCTCTCTGATCGTGTTCTGCTCGTCACTGGAGGATCCAGTGGAATTGGTCGCGCTATTGCTCTCGCAGCCGCTGCCGAAGGCGCACAGGTCGTTATAGCTGACGTGCACCCCGAGGGCGCAGAACAGACCCTGGCTGCCATCACCGCAGCGAACGGCGAGGCCACTTTTTTTCCGTGTGACGTCGCCAGTGATGTTCAAGTTCGCGATCTCATGGAGGCGGCCATTCACCGCTTCGGACAGCTTGACATCCTTGTCAACAATGCTGGAATTGGCGGTGACAACGCACCCGCCCATGAGCTCGACCTCGAAACCTGGGACCGCATCATGGCCGTGAACCTGCGCGGTCCCTTTCTCTGTGCCCGGTACGCTCTGCCGCACCTCATGCAAAGTGGTTCGGGCGTCATCGTGAATGTTGCGTCGACCTACGGTCTGATCGGAGCCCCCAATGCACCTGCCTACTGCGCTTCCAAAGGCGGAGTCGTGAACCTCACGCGGCAGCTGGCCGTTGATTACGGCCAGCGTGGAGTGCGCGTCAATGCCGTGTGCCCAGGCTACGTAGACACCGACATGGGAGGGCGCCGTGCCAGCCTTCCGCCTGAGGAAGCACAGGCAGCGCACGACCGCCGGGAAGCGAATGCAGCGCGCCAACCTCTCGGCCGACAGGCCCACGCTGATGAAATCTCAAGGGCTGTCATATTCCTCGCGTCTGGTGAGAGCTCGTTTATGACAGGCTCCATCGTTACTGTAGACGGGGGGTGCACGGCCACATTCAACCACGACTAG
- a CDS encoding ABC transporter permease has protein sequence MTTLTPATPAAAAPRRTRRRPKPTLVMGLLLLLPILAATFAPGLIAPYSPTEFDYSAILKPPSASHLFGTDNFGRDVFSRVVYGTRIDMQIALLTTLFPFVFGSLLGAFTGFIGRWPDMLVGRIADLVVVFPFLVLVIAIVAVLGPGLTNMYIAVSAVGWVAYWRLVRGEVLAQKEAEYAQAARVLGFSPSRVLLRHILPNAVTPAIVYLMTDMSLGILLGASLGYLGLGAQPPTPEWGVMVADGKNFMVTAWWISGFPGLALTLAGVTFSLIGDGLADALRPRS, from the coding sequence GTGACCACCCTTACCCCAGCGACCCCTGCTGCGGCCGCACCACGCCGGACACGCAGACGTCCAAAACCCACGCTGGTGATGGGTCTGCTCTTACTGCTGCCCATCCTGGCCGCGACGTTCGCGCCGGGCCTCATCGCGCCCTACAGTCCCACGGAGTTCGACTACTCGGCCATTCTTAAACCTCCCAGCGCAAGCCATCTGTTCGGAACGGATAATTTCGGCCGGGATGTGTTCAGCCGGGTGGTGTACGGCACCCGCATCGATATGCAGATCGCGCTGCTGACTACGCTTTTTCCTTTCGTGTTCGGCAGTCTGCTGGGCGCGTTCACTGGATTCATCGGCCGTTGGCCGGACATGCTGGTCGGCCGCATTGCGGATCTCGTGGTGGTGTTTCCGTTCCTGGTTCTGGTTATCGCGATCGTGGCCGTCCTTGGACCAGGCCTGACCAACATGTACATCGCCGTGAGTGCGGTCGGTTGGGTCGCGTACTGGCGCCTCGTGCGCGGAGAGGTGCTGGCGCAAAAGGAAGCAGAGTACGCCCAGGCCGCGCGCGTTCTGGGTTTCAGCCCCTCGCGGGTGCTGCTCAGGCACATCCTTCCGAATGCGGTAACGCCAGCCATCGTCTACCTCATGACCGACATGAGTCTGGGTATTCTGCTGGGCGCTTCGCTTGGGTACCTCGGACTCGGCGCGCAGCCACCCACGCCCGAATGGGGTGTGATGGTGGCGGACGGCAAAAACTTCATGGTCACCGCGTGGTGGATTTCCGGCTTTCCCGGCCTTGCCCTCACCCTGGCTGGCGTCACGTTCAGTCTGATCGGCGACGGCCTCGCCGACGCCCTGAGGCCCCGCTCGTGA
- a CDS encoding ABC transporter ATP-binding protein — protein MTGSPSPVLSVRNLNVHIPTPRGELHAVRGVDFDLQPGEVLGLVGESGSGKSVTLRALLQLHRKPIRVTGAVQYDRQDLIGLSESRLRTIRGAQIGMIFQEPMTALNPVLTIGEQIRENLHEHRGLRGRPAEDRAAELLDLVGIPSARTRLKDYPHQFSGGMRQRAMIAIALAAEPRVLLADEPTTALDVTIQDQILRLLLRLRKQLGMSIILVTHDLGVVAQTCDRVAVMYAGRLVETAGVTDLFRQPRHAYTLGLMRSLPDIGAHRRPLQPIPGSPPDLRDIPQACAFSPRCAYSTQACLGAEPPLVPIDDGRASACVHHAELPGVAEVTA, from the coding sequence GTGACCGGTTCTCCGTCTCCGGTCCTGAGTGTCCGGAACCTGAACGTTCATATTCCAACCCCGCGGGGTGAACTGCACGCGGTGCGCGGTGTCGACTTCGATCTGCAGCCGGGCGAGGTGCTCGGCCTGGTCGGCGAGAGCGGCAGCGGCAAGAGCGTCACTCTGCGGGCCCTGCTGCAGCTGCACCGCAAGCCCATCCGGGTCACGGGTGCTGTTCAATACGACCGGCAGGATTTAATCGGGCTGTCTGAAAGCCGATTACGAACCATACGGGGTGCACAGATAGGCATGATCTTTCAGGAGCCGATGACCGCCCTGAATCCAGTGCTGACCATTGGGGAGCAGATCCGCGAGAACCTGCACGAGCACCGGGGTCTGCGGGGGCGTCCAGCCGAGGACCGCGCCGCAGAACTCCTTGACCTGGTGGGCATTCCCAGCGCCCGTACCCGCCTCAAGGACTACCCGCACCAGTTCTCCGGAGGTATGCGTCAACGCGCCATGATCGCCATTGCCCTCGCGGCCGAGCCGCGCGTGCTGCTGGCTGACGAGCCGACCACCGCGCTGGATGTGACCATCCAGGATCAGATTCTCCGGCTGCTCCTGCGCCTGCGTAAGCAGCTCGGCATGAGCATCATTCTGGTGACACACGACCTGGGTGTCGTGGCACAGACCTGTGACCGGGTCGCCGTGATGTACGCCGGACGCTTGGTGGAAACCGCAGGCGTAACCGACCTGTTCCGGCAGCCGAGGCATGCCTACACCCTCGGTCTGATGCGCAGCCTGCCCGATATCGGTGCGCATCGCCGTCCTTTGCAGCCTATTCCGGGTTCGCCGCCTGACCTGCGGGACATCCCGCAGGCATGCGCGTTCAGTCCGCGGTGCGCATACAGCACCCAGGCCTGCCTGGGCGCGGAACCTCCGCTTGTGCCTATCGATGACGGACGGGCAAGCGCCTGCGTTCATCACGCAGAACTGCCTGGTGTGGCTGAGGTGACCGCATGA
- a CDS encoding ABC transporter substrate-binding protein has protein sequence MNRFIRTTLALSSMLAFTQALGVTRGGELVYGRYADSLFLDPVLNDANVDIWILTNLYDTLLQPTADGKGVQPGLASAYTVAPDGKSMRLTLRPGLRFADGSALTAQDVKWSLDRARKPDNGAWSGSLASISNIVASGNTVTLNLKQPDPTLPAALATFNAAIMPQKLFNAARGSTEAAKAKAFAEKPIGSGPFVLSSWKKGSSMVLKRNPYYWKKGADGKALPYLNSIRFEIIPDDNTRILKLQAGELHGAEFIPLSRVAELKANPKINMQLFPSTKVNTVLMNNRPKLKDGTANPLSDVRVRQALNYATNKEALVQIVTFGNGKPMRSFMSATTPLFAPQASYTYDLAKAKQLLADAGYPNGFEVVTLATSGNADDLALLTTLQQMWGAAGVRLKIEQLDNATKTARYRAADFQMRTAAWTNDINDPSQITSYFAIYDNIQSLYTGYKSAEIDRLFAQSQQETNPARRASQYNQIQGIYMKAAPIVFLYETPYPVALSKNVKGFVQIPLGNNIFAATSLEK, from the coding sequence ATGAATCGATTCATCCGAACCACGCTCGCTTTGAGTAGCATGCTCGCGTTCACTCAAGCTCTAGGGGTCACACGAGGTGGCGAGCTTGTCTATGGACGTTATGCAGACTCGCTGTTCCTCGATCCGGTTCTAAACGACGCCAATGTCGATATCTGGATCCTCACCAACCTGTACGACACCCTTCTTCAACCCACCGCCGACGGCAAAGGTGTGCAGCCGGGCCTCGCCTCCGCGTACACTGTTGCCCCCGATGGAAAAAGCATGCGGCTCACCCTGCGTCCCGGCCTGCGGTTTGCCGATGGCAGCGCTCTGACTGCGCAGGACGTCAAGTGGTCGCTCGACCGCGCCCGTAAGCCCGACAACGGCGCGTGGAGTGGCTCGCTGGCGTCCATCAGTAACATTGTTGCCAGTGGCAACACGGTCACACTGAATCTAAAGCAGCCCGACCCGACGCTTCCAGCGGCCCTCGCCACCTTCAACGCCGCCATCATGCCGCAGAAACTGTTCAACGCCGCGCGGGGCAGCACCGAAGCGGCCAAAGCCAAAGCCTTCGCCGAGAAACCCATCGGGTCCGGACCATTCGTGCTGAGCTCCTGGAAGAAGGGATCGTCAATGGTCCTGAAGCGCAATCCGTACTACTGGAAGAAAGGTGCAGACGGCAAAGCCCTGCCGTACCTGAACTCGATCCGTTTCGAAATCATTCCCGACGACAACACCCGCATCCTCAAACTGCAGGCGGGAGAGCTCCACGGAGCAGAGTTCATCCCGCTCAGCCGGGTCGCTGAACTCAAGGCCAACCCCAAGATCAACATGCAGCTGTTCCCTTCCACCAAGGTGAACACTGTTCTGATGAACAACCGTCCGAAGCTCAAGGACGGCACCGCGAACCCCCTGAGTGATGTCCGGGTCCGTCAGGCCCTGAACTACGCTACCAACAAGGAAGCTCTGGTTCAGATTGTTACCTTCGGTAACGGCAAGCCGATGCGGTCATTCATGTCCGCGACCACGCCGCTGTTCGCGCCGCAGGCCAGCTACACCTACGACCTGGCAAAAGCCAAGCAGCTTCTGGCCGACGCTGGATACCCAAACGGTTTTGAGGTGGTCACCCTTGCCACAAGCGGCAACGCAGACGACCTCGCGCTGCTCACGACGCTGCAGCAGATGTGGGGCGCAGCCGGCGTGCGGCTGAAGATCGAGCAGCTTGACAACGCTACCAAGACCGCCCGCTACCGGGCTGCCGACTTCCAGATGCGCACTGCCGCCTGGACGAACGACATCAACGACCCCAGTCAGATCACCAGTTACTTCGCTATCTACGACAACATCCAGTCGCTGTACACCGGCTACAAGAGCGCCGAGATTGACCGCCTCTTTGCGCAGAGCCAGCAGGAAACCAACCCTGCGCGCCGCGCCAGTCAGTACAACCAGATTCAGGGCATCTACATGAAAGCGGCGCCCATCGTGTTCCTGTATGAGACGCCGTACCCTGTTGCCTTGTCCAAGAACGTCAAGGGCTTCGTGCAGATCCCCCTGGGCAACAACATCTTCGCTGCAACGTCCTTAGAGAAGTAA
- a CDS encoding ABC transporter ATP-binding protein — translation MTHEPLNSEPLLNVEGLTKTFPVCQGLLERWQGKPAKAVRALTDVNLSVQRGETLGLVGESGCGKSTLARCLVRLHQADKGSVRYAGQEVLLLQGDALRQYHRRVQMIFQDPFSSLNPRMTVGQALREVLTVHQLRPKAQHNERVHELLNLVGLPAEAAGRLPHEFSGGQRQRIGIARALALEPECIVADELVSALDVSVQAQVVNLLLELQEKLHLTVLFVAHDLRLVRHLSHRVAVMYLGRVVEIAATQDLFEQPAHPYTQALLAAAPLLEPGQRAEVPALTGELPSPLNVPSGCPFRTRCPHAFDRCVTERPELSEIRPLQQVACHLYDPVDQEVRLPVGVG, via the coding sequence ATGACACACGAACCGCTGAATTCGGAGCCTCTGCTGAACGTCGAAGGCCTCACCAAAACCTTCCCTGTGTGTCAGGGCCTGTTGGAGCGCTGGCAGGGCAAACCCGCCAAGGCCGTCCGCGCGCTGACCGACGTGAACCTGAGCGTACAGCGGGGCGAGACCCTTGGCCTCGTGGGGGAAAGCGGCTGTGGCAAATCCACGCTCGCCCGCTGCCTGGTGCGGCTGCATCAGGCGGACAAGGGAAGCGTACGGTACGCGGGACAGGAGGTGCTCCTGTTGCAGGGTGACGCGCTGCGGCAGTATCACCGCCGCGTGCAGATGATCTTCCAGGACCCCTTCTCCTCACTCAATCCCCGCATGACGGTCGGACAGGCCCTGCGGGAAGTGCTTACCGTGCATCAGTTGCGGCCTAAGGCGCAGCACAACGAGCGGGTACATGAACTGTTGAACCTGGTGGGGCTGCCTGCCGAGGCTGCAGGCCGTCTTCCTCACGAATTCAGTGGAGGGCAGCGTCAGCGTATCGGCATTGCCCGCGCGCTGGCACTCGAACCAGAATGCATCGTTGCGGACGAACTTGTCAGTGCCCTTGACGTGAGCGTTCAGGCTCAGGTGGTGAACCTGCTGCTGGAACTGCAGGAGAAGCTTCACCTGACGGTGTTATTCGTCGCGCACGACCTGCGCCTCGTTCGCCATCTCTCGCACCGGGTGGCGGTCATGTACCTCGGACGGGTCGTGGAAATAGCCGCCACGCAGGATCTGTTCGAGCAGCCTGCCCATCCTTACACACAGGCTCTGCTGGCGGCCGCGCCACTTCTTGAGCCTGGCCAGCGCGCGGAAGTTCCCGCCCTGACCGGCGAGTTGCCCAGCCCACTCAACGTCCCCAGTGGCTGTCCGTTCCGCACGCGATGCCCGCATGCCTTCGACCGCTGCGTCACCGAGCGGCCTGAACTCTCGGAGATCCGTCCTCTGCAGCAGGTCGCGTGTCACCTGTACGATCCGGTGGACCAGGAAGTCCGCCTCCCGGTTGGGGTGGGCTGA
- a CDS encoding creatininase family protein has translation MKIEAMNWMQVEAYLREDDRCVLPLGSTEQHGFMSLAVDNILPERLAQEVAAPLGVPVFPTLNYGITPYFRAYPGSVTLRVQTYLSVVRDVLDSLYEQGFRRILIVNGHGGNSPAQGFSGEWSADHPGTQVLFHNWWNAPRTWQEVQRIDPVASHASWMENFPWTRLPGVTLPEIQKPMADLDRLRLLSPAQLRQTLGDGNYGGLYQRSDEDMLALWAVAVQETSGLLQNGWVPASRSEQQT, from the coding sequence ATGAAAATTGAAGCGATGAACTGGATGCAGGTCGAGGCTTACCTCAGGGAAGATGACCGTTGCGTCCTGCCGCTCGGGAGCACCGAACAACACGGGTTTATGAGCCTGGCCGTGGACAACATCCTGCCGGAGCGACTTGCACAAGAGGTCGCTGCGCCGCTCGGTGTGCCGGTGTTTCCCACCCTCAATTACGGCATTACACCCTACTTCCGTGCTTACCCCGGCAGCGTGACACTGCGTGTTCAGACGTACCTGAGCGTCGTCCGTGATGTCCTCGACAGCCTGTATGAGCAGGGTTTCCGCCGCATTCTGATCGTCAACGGCCACGGAGGAAATTCGCCCGCTCAGGGCTTCTCAGGCGAATGGTCAGCGGACCATCCCGGGACGCAGGTGCTGTTTCACAACTGGTGGAACGCACCCAGGACCTGGCAGGAAGTGCAGCGGATCGACCCGGTCGCGTCACACGCCTCCTGGATGGAAAATTTCCCCTGGACCCGCCTGCCCGGCGTGACCCTGCCTGAGATTCAAAAACCGATGGCCGATCTGGACCGGCTGAGGCTCCTGTCGCCCGCTCAACTACGCCAGACCCTTGGCGACGGCAATTACGGCGGGCTGTATCAGCGCAGTGACGAGGACATGCTGGCGTTGTGGGCGGTGGCGGTCCAGGAAACATCAGGCCTGCTGCAGAACGGGTGGGTTCCGGCCAGCAGGTCGGAGCAGCAGACATGA
- a CDS encoding GntR family transcriptional regulator, whose amino-acid sequence MPQEGEADTSPFVVDRTLSVPLSVQLRGQIEYGIACGELPPGARLPSVRDLVAQTGVAHVTVAHVYRDLAARGLIVTVAGRGTFVADPSSSGPMQDVAALRGLLNDVLFQAERDGIEPERVVALLQAMIARGHTARDVGVRIVLVGVLDVATRAYARELQALLRPEDRVKACTFIQLAQPALIQEVRSADIVLTLGHRLAEARALLPGLDILPMRVTVSHETREHLAALAPDTRLALIATFDDFLPTFLTGVHRYAPQVLDVRAAHLAEQNLPELLAWCDAAVYASGADGIVTALNPGTFAFEYRHAVHRPDAERTLLPVIAQHRALVRERKHHEN is encoded by the coding sequence ATGCCTCAGGAGGGAGAAGCGGACACCTCGCCCTTCGTGGTTGACCGGACACTCAGCGTGCCTCTCAGCGTGCAGTTGCGTGGCCAGATCGAATACGGCATCGCCTGCGGAGAGCTGCCGCCGGGCGCACGGCTCCCCAGCGTCCGCGACCTCGTGGCGCAAACAGGTGTCGCACACGTCACGGTCGCGCACGTATACAGGGATCTGGCTGCACGGGGGCTGATCGTTACTGTTGCTGGCCGGGGCACGTTCGTGGCGGATCCCAGTTCTTCGGGTCCCATGCAGGATGTCGCTGCATTACGTGGGTTGTTGAACGATGTGCTGTTCCAGGCTGAACGGGACGGCATTGAACCGGAGCGGGTCGTTGCGCTGTTGCAAGCCATGATCGCGCGCGGACACACGGCGCGCGATGTAGGAGTGCGGATTGTGCTCGTCGGTGTGTTGGATGTCGCCACCCGGGCTTACGCTCGGGAACTGCAGGCTCTCCTTCGCCCGGAAGACCGTGTGAAAGCTTGTACGTTCATCCAACTCGCCCAGCCTGCCCTCATTCAGGAGGTGCGGAGTGCGGACATCGTTCTTACCTTGGGCCACCGGCTTGCCGAGGCGCGAGCACTGCTACCGGGCCTGGACATCCTCCCGATGCGCGTTACCGTGTCCCATGAGACGCGGGAGCACCTCGCTGCCCTCGCGCCGGACACGCGTCTGGCACTGATTGCTACCTTCGATGACTTTCTCCCGACATTCCTGACCGGCGTGCACCGGTACGCGCCGCAGGTTCTGGACGTCCGTGCGGCTCACCTCGCAGAGCAGAATCTCCCGGAACTGCTCGCGTGGTGTGACGCAGCCGTGTATGCCAGCGGCGCAGACGGAATCGTCACAGCCCTCAACCCTGGCACGTTCGCCTTCGAGTACCGACATGCCGTCCACAGGCCTGATGCGGAGCGGACACTTTTACCGGTCATTGCTCAGCACCGCGCCCTGGTGCGCGAAAGGAAACATCATGAAAATTGA